The following are encoded together in the Longimicrobium sp. genome:
- a CDS encoding RNA polymerase sigma factor: MRAETPAVPDHALAQALLLRGDERAFRELYSRHTPRLFQFVLRIVGGAEHDAEDVVQETWIRATEALPTFRWQAAFGTWLTGIGLNVARGLLRKQGRWELPMEPGTPEPFRPPPSDGDRIDLERAIALLPAGQRAVLVLYDVEGFTHDEIAERLGIAPGTSKSQLSHARRALRRMLEPVHEGRHEHA; encoded by the coding sequence ATGAGAGCCGAAACGCCCGCGGTACCCGACCATGCGCTCGCACAGGCGCTTCTCCTCCGGGGGGACGAACGTGCCTTTCGCGAGCTGTACAGCCGCCACACGCCGCGGCTGTTCCAGTTCGTGCTGCGCATCGTGGGCGGCGCGGAGCACGACGCCGAAGACGTGGTGCAGGAAACGTGGATCCGCGCCACCGAGGCGCTGCCCACCTTCCGCTGGCAGGCGGCGTTCGGCACCTGGCTGACGGGAATCGGGCTGAACGTGGCGCGCGGGCTGTTGCGGAAGCAGGGGCGGTGGGAGCTGCCGATGGAGCCGGGGACGCCCGAACCCTTCCGCCCGCCGCCCAGCGACGGCGACCGCATAGACCTGGAGCGGGCGATCGCCCTGCTCCCCGCGGGACAGCGGGCGGTGCTGGTGCTGTACGACGTGGAGGGCTTTACGCACGACGAAATCGCGGAGCGGCTGGGGATCGCGCCCGGCACCTCCAAGAGCCAGCTCTCCCATGCACGCAGGGCGCTCCGGCGCATGCTGGAGCCCGTACACGAGGGACGACATGAGCACGCCTGA